Proteins encoded by one window of uncultured Draconibacterium sp.:
- a CDS encoding prolyl oligopeptidase family serine peptidase, with product MNKKLIPFLFYISIFAFVFVSCDDSMDDVETPVSGNEYLVDAELQEVYSKTQIDLLIAIASSQYPELAELSDLIQSGVEVYKITYKTTFEGETVNASGVVAIPDVSGDYPVLSYQNGTNTLHSKAPSVDTSNDLFRILKMMGSTGFIISLPDYLGFGEADDMFHPYLHRESTVQTVTDMLKAVREFINDEEEISLNNDLYLAGYSQGGWATMQVQQAIEADAGFDFDLQASACSAGPYNLVTLNEYVVGLEEYPMPYFLAYIFNSYLKLNLTTPITSVFNAPYADKIATMFDGQSSGEELNNELTTTIADLFTADYLSGWNTETTYAPVLDMLEENSVPTFVPTVPTMLFHGTADSYVPPIVAEEKYAEFIAGGASPDMVFYVPLAGLDHTGGILPAGLASIIWFLEMENVAM from the coding sequence ATGAATAAAAAACTCATTCCATTTCTATTCTACATCTCCATATTCGCATTTGTTTTTGTGTCATGCGATGATTCAATGGACGATGTTGAAACACCTGTTTCAGGCAATGAATATTTGGTTGACGCTGAACTACAGGAAGTTTATTCAAAAACACAAATCGATCTTTTAATTGCAATTGCCTCTTCGCAATATCCTGAACTGGCTGAACTATCAGACCTCATTCAATCGGGAGTTGAAGTATATAAAATCACCTATAAAACCACTTTTGAAGGCGAAACAGTTAATGCCTCCGGAGTGGTTGCCATTCCTGATGTAAGCGGTGATTACCCTGTTCTAAGTTACCAAAATGGAACAAACACATTACACAGCAAAGCGCCTTCGGTAGATACCAGCAATGACCTTTTCAGAATACTTAAAATGATGGGCTCAACCGGCTTTATTATTTCCCTGCCCGATTACCTGGGATTTGGCGAAGCCGATGATATGTTTCATCCCTATCTTCACCGCGAATCGACTGTTCAAACAGTTACCGACATGCTGAAAGCCGTTCGCGAATTTATTAATGATGAAGAAGAAATTTCGTTGAATAATGATTTGTACCTTGCCGGTTATTCGCAAGGTGGCTGGGCAACTATGCAAGTGCAACAAGCTATTGAGGCTGACGCCGGTTTTGATTTTGATTTACAAGCAAGTGCATGCAGTGCAGGTCCATACAACCTGGTAACACTTAACGAGTATGTTGTTGGCCTGGAGGAATATCCAATGCCGTATTTCCTGGCCTATATTTTTAACAGCTATCTGAAACTGAATTTAACAACACCAATAACTTCTGTATTTAATGCGCCCTACGCAGATAAAATTGCAACCATGTTTGATGGACAAAGTTCGGGCGAAGAGCTAAATAATGAGTTGACTACAACCATTGCCGACCTTTTTACAGCCGATTATCTTAGTGGTTGGAATACAGAAACTACTTACGCCCCGGTACTTGATATGTTGGAAGAAAACAGCGTTCCTACTTTTGTACCAACAGTTCCAACCATGTTATTTCATGGTACTGCCGATAGTTATGTTCCGCCAATTGTTGCTGAAGAAAAGTATGCAGAATTTATCGCTGGTGGCGCTTCTCCCGATATGGTTTTTTATGTTCCTCTTGCAGGGCTCGACCACACAGGTGGTATTCTTCCTGCCGGGCTGGCGTCTATTATTTGGTTTCTTGAGATGGAAAATGTAGCAATGTAA
- a CDS encoding ThuA domain-containing protein, translated as MKKLMLFFLFSSIISVICAQPIKIMLVTGGHSFDTVQFFQLFDQMDEVDYEHFAQPEANKAIADGRGEDFDVMVFYDMWDEISSDQKAAYLKLTKQGKPFLFLHHALVSYQKWPAFEDIIGGRYIEENKNIPEDEWSEYEHDVWVYCSIENYTPVTAGFRELRFFDEVYGNIRISDDVKPLLQTRHPKSAEYVAWENRYNASTIVYIQPGHDKRTYENEDYRKLLFQAIRYLNTFNK; from the coding sequence ATGAAGAAATTAATGCTATTTTTTTTATTCAGTTCGATTATTTCAGTCATTTGTGCTCAGCCCATAAAAATAATGTTGGTTACGGGTGGCCATAGTTTCGACACTGTTCAGTTCTTTCAACTGTTCGACCAAATGGATGAAGTTGACTATGAGCATTTTGCCCAGCCCGAGGCCAACAAGGCAATTGCAGATGGCCGTGGCGAAGATTTTGATGTGATGGTATTTTACGATATGTGGGACGAAATTTCCTCAGATCAGAAAGCTGCCTACCTGAAATTGACAAAACAAGGCAAACCTTTTTTGTTTTTGCACCATGCGCTTGTTTCGTATCAGAAATGGCCTGCATTTGAGGATATTATTGGTGGACGATACATTGAAGAAAATAAGAATATTCCTGAGGATGAATGGTCGGAATACGAGCACGACGTGTGGGTGTATTGTTCAATTGAAAATTATACACCCGTTACGGCTGGTTTCAGGGAGTTGCGATTTTTCGATGAGGTTTACGGAAATATACGAATTTCTGATGATGTAAAACCTTTGTTACAAACCCGGCACCCTAAAAGTGCTGAATACGTAGCCTGGGAAAATAGGTACAATGCATCAACAATCGTTTACATTCAACCGGGGCATGATAAACGAACCTACGAAAATGAAGATTACAGGAAGTTGCTTTTTCAAGCTATCCGGTATTTAAATACTTTTAATAAATAA
- the bglX gene encoding beta-glucosidase BglX, whose product MQKLIISLLLMGIITVSCQKDNKTKTSEADSAIDTKVEALLAKMTLIEKIGQLNQYSSRWEMTGPAPESVDSMALYNMIREGKIGSMLNVTGANATRNIQSWAVDSSRLGIPLILAYDVIHGYETMFPIPLAEAASWEPELAKKSSRIAAVEASAVGLHWTFAPMVDIARDARWGRFMEGSGEDPYLGAKMAYARVKGFQGDDLSDETTIAACAKHFAAYGFIESGRDYNVVQIGNPTLHNIVFPPFKACVDAGVATFMNAFNTINETPATASSYLQRDILKGEWGFDGFVVSDWNSIGELLPHGVAADKKEAAYKAITAGSDMDMEGYAYINNLEDLVNEGKVDEALIDDAVRRILKIKFKLGLFDDPYKYCNPEREKTVMRCDEHLAAAKEAAKRSIVLLKNENKLLPLKKDGLKIAVIGELAESKDVPLGSWRAKAVTNSAVSLLEGMKNTTGSSKINFAKGPDYTEGLRSFTTELKINTTDKSGMSDARSLAARSDVVVIALGEDCWQSGEGRSQTDISMKGFQQELLEEVCKVNKNVVVVLMNGRPIEINWMAENVPAIVECWHLGSEAGNGIAEVLFGDYNPAGKLPVSFPKAVGQQPLYYNHFNTGRPTNGEGNVFWSHYTDESKEPLYPFGYGLSYTTFSYSDFELSSSELTKGGRIEVKATVTNTGDVAGEEIVQLYIRDLVGSISRPVKELKGFEKIKLEPKESKVVSFEITTKDLEYYGASGEWKADPGEFKLWIGPNSAEGLETSFIYN is encoded by the coding sequence ATGCAAAAACTAATTATTTCATTACTTCTAATGGGTATTATTACCGTTTCTTGTCAAAAAGACAACAAAACTAAAACTTCAGAAGCTGATTCAGCTATCGACACGAAAGTTGAAGCTTTATTGGCAAAAATGACTCTAATTGAAAAGATTGGTCAGTTAAACCAGTACTCTTCCCGTTGGGAAATGACCGGACCTGCTCCTGAGAGTGTTGATTCTATGGCACTTTACAACATGATCAGAGAGGGAAAGATTGGCTCGATGCTAAATGTTACCGGCGCAAATGCTACCCGCAACATACAAAGTTGGGCGGTTGATAGCAGTCGACTCGGAATCCCTTTAATTTTGGCTTACGACGTAATTCATGGTTACGAAACTATGTTTCCGATACCGTTGGCCGAGGCTGCCAGCTGGGAACCTGAGCTGGCAAAAAAATCGTCGCGAATTGCAGCTGTTGAAGCTTCAGCAGTTGGTTTGCACTGGACTTTTGCCCCGATGGTGGATATTGCTCGCGATGCCCGTTGGGGGCGTTTTATGGAAGGTTCGGGCGAAGATCCGTACCTGGGAGCTAAAATGGCTTATGCGCGTGTAAAAGGTTTTCAAGGCGATGATCTTTCGGATGAAACGACAATTGCAGCCTGTGCAAAACACTTTGCAGCCTATGGTTTTATCGAATCGGGCCGCGATTACAACGTGGTTCAAATTGGAAATCCAACGTTGCATAATATCGTTTTTCCTCCTTTTAAAGCTTGTGTCGACGCAGGTGTGGCAACTTTTATGAATGCTTTTAATACCATTAATGAAACACCTGCAACGGCCAGTTCATATTTGCAACGCGATATTTTGAAAGGCGAATGGGGATTTGATGGTTTCGTTGTTTCCGACTGGAATTCGATTGGTGAATTGTTGCCACACGGAGTGGCTGCCGACAAAAAGGAAGCCGCATATAAAGCAATTACCGCCGGTTCGGATATGGATATGGAAGGTTACGCTTACATTAATAACCTCGAAGATTTAGTTAACGAGGGTAAAGTTGATGAAGCGTTAATTGACGATGCAGTGCGCCGTATTTTAAAAATTAAGTTCAAGCTTGGATTGTTCGACGATCCATATAAATATTGTAATCCTGAGCGCGAAAAAACTGTAATGCGTTGCGACGAGCACCTTGCTGCAGCAAAAGAAGCCGCAAAAAGAAGTATTGTTTTATTGAAAAACGAAAACAAGCTATTGCCACTGAAAAAGGATGGTTTAAAAATTGCTGTTATAGGCGAGTTGGCTGAAAGTAAAGATGTACCGCTCGGCAGCTGGAGAGCAAAGGCCGTTACCAACTCTGCTGTTTCATTGCTTGAAGGAATGAAAAATACAACCGGAAGCTCTAAAATTAATTTTGCCAAGGGACCGGATTATACCGAAGGTTTGCGTTCGTTTACCACCGAATTAAAGATCAATACAACCGATAAAAGTGGAATGTCGGATGCCAGATCGTTGGCTGCAAGATCTGATGTGGTGGTAATTGCATTGGGCGAAGATTGTTGGCAGTCTGGAGAGGGGCGTAGCCAAACCGATATTTCCATGAAAGGATTTCAGCAGGAGTTGTTGGAAGAAGTTTGTAAAGTGAACAAAAATGTTGTAGTAGTGCTGATGAATGGTCGCCCGATAGAGATTAACTGGATGGCTGAAAACGTTCCGGCAATTGTAGAATGCTGGCACCTCGGGTCTGAAGCAGGAAATGGTATTGCAGAGGTACTTTTTGGAGATTACAATCCAGCGGGAAAACTACCGGTATCTTTTCCAAAGGCAGTTGGTCAGCAGCCACTGTATTACAACCATTTTAACACCGGCCGACCTACAAATGGAGAAGGTAATGTATTCTGGTCGCATTACACCGACGAGAGCAAAGAGCCACTTTATCCGTTTGGTTATGGCTTGAGCTATACAACTTTTAGCTATTCCGATTTTGAGCTTTCTTCCAGTGAATTAACTAAAGGTGGCAGAATTGAGGTAAAAGCAACAGTTACGAATACAGGAGATGTTGCAGGAGAAGAAATAGTTCAACTATATATTCGCGATTTGGTTGGAAGTATTTCCCGTCCGGTAAAAGAGTTGAAAGGTTTCGAGAAGATAAAGCTGGAACCCAAAGAGTCGAAAGTTGTAAGTTTTGAGATTACAACAAAGGATTTGGAGTACTATGGTGCTTCAGGAGAATGGAAAGCTGATCCGGGAGAGTTTAAACTTTGGATTGGACCTAATTCAGCTGAAGGGCTCGAAACTTCATTTATTTATAATTAG
- a CDS encoding energy transducer TonB, with translation MKKLLFTLLAICMCLLALGQNDIPNLTRDIDEVEISPPAFTGITNYIDLASIDANYLQHYLISHIEYPDQAVTCGNEGTEVIKFNVNALGQVTNIDIVNGVCPAIDDEIVRVLESTNGMWKPGKKDGIPVTMEQEVSVVFSLEDNPEKVTEKFLKVATSCFTKGNELFYLKGKSKRAERLYSHGIKYMPYDQSLLIMRGLCRYERGNHEGAREDWTRLFELGTLDLNTEFYAQAEKLEAYKAFVAMLEEK, from the coding sequence ATGAAAAAATTATTATTTACGTTGCTGGCAATTTGTATGTGTTTGCTGGCACTCGGTCAAAACGATATCCCAAATTTAACCAGAGATATTGATGAAGTGGAGATTTCTCCACCTGCTTTTACAGGTATTACAAACTATATTGACCTTGCTTCTATTGATGCAAATTATTTACAACATTATCTGATATCCCACATCGAATACCCTGATCAGGCTGTAACTTGCGGTAACGAAGGTACAGAGGTGATAAAGTTTAATGTAAATGCACTTGGTCAGGTAACTAACATCGACATTGTTAATGGAGTATGTCCGGCAATTGATGATGAAATTGTAAGGGTTCTTGAATCAACAAATGGAATGTGGAAACCAGGGAAAAAAGATGGTATACCAGTTACTATGGAGCAAGAAGTTTCAGTAGTCTTTTCATTGGAAGATAATCCTGAAAAGGTAACTGAGAAGTTTCTTAAAGTTGCAACTTCATGCTTCACAAAAGGTAATGAATTGTTCTATTTAAAAGGAAAGTCAAAAAGAGCAGAGCGTCTTTATTCTCATGGAATTAAATACATGCCATATGATCAAAGTCTGCTAATAATGCGCGGACTTTGCCGGTATGAAAGAGGAAACCATGAAGGTGCAAGGGAAGATTGGACTCGTTTATTTGAACTGGGAACACTTGATTTGAACACAGAATTCTATGCCCAGGCAGAAAAATTAGAAGCGTACAAAGCTTTTGTGGCAATGTTGGAAGAAAAGTAG
- a CDS encoding right-handed parallel beta-helix repeat-containing protein — MKTGIFIILFLGLFIFSAQATELNAPNDTTYIFLKDYGLYKTRKKNAIKQFYKALDDLKTDQPKILVFSTGTYHFYPDGCKTKVYYEANTTNENPKVCAFHFENIKNLVIDGRGSHLIFHQEMQPFTFDNCQNITLKNMTIDWEQPFIAQAEVLRVTEHYMDIGLDPRESPYRIVDGKIFFEIGNGQQNEWNSTLEFDRKGRFIVPQTGGTPCLGDHWNAYHAEPTMPGIVRLHFSFERKPQIGNYLVMSHAKASHAGVFIHESENVEVNNLRLYHAVGPGIMANHCKNLIIDRYQAIPNRSKNRYFSGLAEGLQLSGCIGEVVVKNSTFQGLTSDALVISNAIINKSTSESQAVKELKENGSHATEVAIKQNTFNSCRGSGIVLTSADKVQIQNNMFETSGSAVLIAGVSDTERQANGVSDVKVFDNTFNSYCNSSTYSLCEAIISVFPSIPKINEQSLPYHKNISIQNNRFYPFDIPLIYALSVDGLVFQNNTINKSSDISPFHDRQYNFSFEYCKNIKVTNNIFSDDIEGKNILLQKTPQNQLNTDLTHTFEIVRY, encoded by the coding sequence ATGAAAACGGGAATATTCATTATACTTTTTTTAGGTCTGTTTATTTTTTCTGCACAAGCCACCGAATTAAATGCACCAAACGACACGACCTACATTTTTCTGAAAGATTACGGTTTATACAAAACCAGGAAGAAGAATGCCATAAAACAATTCTACAAAGCGCTTGACGACTTAAAAACAGATCAACCAAAAATATTGGTATTCTCAACCGGTACCTACCATTTTTATCCGGATGGATGCAAAACAAAGGTGTATTACGAGGCGAATACTACAAATGAAAATCCGAAGGTTTGTGCCTTTCATTTTGAGAATATTAAAAACCTGGTGATCGACGGAAGAGGTAGCCATTTGATTTTTCACCAGGAAATGCAACCATTTACTTTCGACAATTGCCAGAATATTACGCTGAAAAATATGACTATCGATTGGGAGCAACCATTCATAGCACAGGCCGAAGTGTTACGCGTAACTGAACATTATATGGATATTGGTCTCGACCCAAGAGAATCACCCTATCGTATTGTTGATGGCAAAATATTTTTCGAGATAGGAAATGGCCAGCAAAACGAGTGGAACAGCACACTTGAATTTGATAGAAAAGGGCGGTTTATTGTGCCTCAAACCGGTGGTACACCATGCTTGGGAGACCATTGGAATGCCTACCACGCCGAACCTACCATGCCCGGAATTGTTAGGCTACACTTTAGTTTCGAACGCAAGCCCCAAATTGGGAATTACCTTGTGATGAGTCATGCAAAAGCCTCACATGCAGGTGTTTTTATCCACGAGTCTGAAAACGTTGAAGTAAATAACTTGAGATTATATCATGCCGTAGGACCTGGTATAATGGCAAATCACTGTAAAAATTTGATCATCGACCGCTATCAGGCTATTCCAAACCGTTCTAAAAATCGCTATTTCTCCGGATTAGCAGAAGGTCTTCAGTTATCAGGCTGTATAGGCGAAGTAGTCGTGAAGAACTCAACATTTCAGGGATTAACGAGTGATGCACTGGTTATTTCCAACGCAATTATCAATAAGAGTACATCTGAAAGTCAGGCAGTAAAGGAACTTAAAGAAAATGGAAGTCATGCAACGGAAGTGGCTATCAAACAAAATACATTCAACAGTTGCCGCGGAAGTGGGATTGTTCTAACAAGTGCTGACAAAGTTCAGATTCAAAACAATATGTTTGAAACAAGCGGAAGTGCAGTTCTCATTGCCGGTGTTTCGGATACTGAGAGACAAGCCAATGGAGTAAGCGATGTTAAAGTGTTCGACAATACATTTAACTCATACTGCAACTCCAGTACTTATAGCTTGTGCGAGGCAATTATTTCTGTATTTCCTTCTATCCCAAAAATCAACGAACAGTCTCTACCCTACCACAAGAATATTAGCATTCAGAATAACCGGTTTTACCCATTCGACATTCCTTTAATTTATGCCCTGTCAGTTGATGGATTAGTATTTCAAAATAATACAATAAACAAGAGTTCTGATATTAGCCCATTCCACGATCGGCAATACAACTTCAGTTTTGAATATTGTAAGAATATAAAAGTGACGAATAATATATTCTCAGATGATATAGAGGGGAAAAATATACTGCTGCAAAAAACCCCACAAAATCAGTTAAATACTGATCTTACTCATACATTTGAAATTGTGAGGTATTGA
- a CDS encoding VOC family protein — protein sequence MKKVTGIGGIFFKTKDPEQMKEWYNKNLGLVTNEYGSVFEFRKSDTPDEKAYSVWSPFKENTDYFQPSDKEFMVNYRVENIEKLVAELKEAGVTICDEIESYEYGKFVHILDPDNNKIELWEPVDEVFQSMYEGKTTK from the coding sequence ATGAAAAAAGTAACAGGCATCGGCGGAATCTTCTTTAAAACAAAAGATCCGGAGCAAATGAAAGAGTGGTACAACAAAAATCTGGGACTGGTAACAAACGAATATGGGTCGGTATTTGAATTCAGGAAATCGGACACACCGGATGAAAAAGCTTACTCGGTTTGGAGTCCGTTTAAAGAGAACACAGACTATTTTCAACCTTCAGACAAAGAATTTATGGTGAACTACAGGGTTGAAAATATTGAAAAGTTGGTTGCCGAGCTAAAGGAAGCCGGTGTAACCATTTGCGATGAAATTGAATCGTATGAATACGGAAAGTTTGTGCATATCCTCGATCCGGATAATAACAAAATAGAACTTTGGGAACCGGTTGATGAAGTTTTCCAATCGATGTATGAAGGTAAAACCACAAAATAG
- a CDS encoding HAD family hydrolase, whose protein sequence is MKTNFKVIAFDADDTLWVNETFFRETEKKFCALLSDFSTSDETMEVLFATEMQNLEEYGYGTKGFVLSMIETALRITGNKVPQHTLEQIIELGKKQINQPVELLDGVIETLGYLKEKGYKLIVATKGDLLDQERKLQKSKLEKYFHHVEVMSNKNTADYKKLIKHLEIKPEEFLMIGNSYKSDIEPVLELGGFGIHIPFHITWIHEKTKEVEEHPNWIKLKSIKEVCKLF, encoded by the coding sequence TTCTTTCGTGAAACGGAGAAAAAGTTTTGTGCTTTGTTATCAGATTTCAGCACATCGGATGAAACCATGGAGGTGCTTTTTGCCACCGAAATGCAAAACCTTGAAGAATACGGTTACGGCACCAAAGGATTTGTGCTTTCGATGATTGAAACGGCACTAAGAATCACTGGAAATAAAGTACCACAGCATACATTAGAGCAGATTATTGAACTGGGTAAAAAACAGATCAATCAGCCGGTGGAATTGCTTGACGGCGTTATTGAAACCCTCGGGTACCTGAAAGAAAAAGGCTACAAATTAATTGTTGCAACCAAAGGCGATTTGCTCGACCAGGAACGAAAACTACAAAAATCGAAACTTGAAAAATACTTTCATCATGTGGAAGTAATGAGTAATAAAAATACAGCCGATTACAAAAAGCTCATAAAGCACCTGGAAATTAAACCGGAAGAGTTTTTGATGATCGGGAATTCCTATAAATCAGATATTGAACCGGTACTGGAATTAGGTGGTTTTGGGATTCACATTCCGTTCCACATTACCTGGATTCACGAAAAAACCAAAGAAGTGGAAGAACATCCGAACTGGATTAAACTAAAAAGCATAAAGGAAGTTTGCAAGCTTTTCTAA